The following are from one region of the Mycolicibacterium helvum genome:
- a CDS encoding AMP-binding protein, with product MASLEWGDLEAIPLSRSQQNIYTGVLQDGDPALYLVARTYRFLPVTTERLLEALKATVMKNPVQLCVLKTAAVDSDYPVLVPQLSVDDIVTVIEDSQSVAGSGQLERAWSTGILDTPLVRYVVRTDVAGLVCGLDAFTHHILLDGGATGIVEADLGEYLSAGGRGEIISARDGLMRLAGAHRREATKVAEAHERLTAGVQRELSEDASHGGYGDAATPGAAARGVLYESMRISGSAYDALVGLSDREHVPINVLVAAAAVGVVAGLRQNTSNLLIHATDNRFGDSDLDVATCLVNSVAQQVRFSPFASIEDVVRNLDRGYVRAVRRKWLREEHYRRMYLAINRTHHVEALTLNFLPEPCAPALRPHLSEPPVTTAIGPVETMVVAGVLDEEQRHLGIAIWDRADVRSPVKGVAARIGRVLELMPRMWRQPIALAAGEWFGVDHDGACREGDASTQTRCQQRAPAWFMESTGGVLAHLRRPGIDGWIAWLARNDVAPGDILVFTDDDTDKTTDMLVACHLAGCAYSVCDTEDEIAQRAESIAAHTHGSSIHIVDVAGADRPAGCSDDDSRLADRRLEEVTHDPQLAGRAAYIMPTSGSTGQPKLVRVSHLSLAVFCDAVRNAYGWGTDDTVLQCAPLTSDISVEEVFGAALCGSRLERSAAMKAGDFRALARDVGSAQSTVVDLPTAVWHLLCDDPDAMAAIVHSRLRQVIVGGEAIRASAINRWIESTASQPISMISTYGPTETTVVVTHLPVVSCDSTIEGDAHLRLGCPMVPGSVYIAFGEVVIVGELVADGYLGVESPSFGTVTNADGRPRRAFATGDRVVVDGNGFPIIAGRRDAVVKVGGRRVDTAEITRELSAVAGVTDVAMEVRNGRLGVWFETHLTRDGHDDTAVAARIRTVLAGLRVPSFFVIRVPGIPRKPGGKVDSDGLCAVPEPGDADISEPGLAGRAAELAQMWSRELGRPVQPDSSLLAEGVGSLDLIRILPSTRRYLGRHVSILDLISADTATHLVDDVRAAYGWMDAGTAAEIDRDLWDLPMRPAVTGVSKPLPSEGTGQAPIVVLGGSGILGTGCAEAVLERHRSGLACPEVILVTRSPLPERDPWTSLRKITAVRVELVPPDFRAADIDRLLRATRPRTVVNCVGNTNVLVPYRELRSANVDLVSAAVRACASHRIRYMHLSTFVVTGEVAGPRVTDPRVAPYPYAASKAMAELIVARSAAELDYMILRLPRVLGQPEQLAASADILVSMVDGCGAIGAYPDIALTEEVTTARGAADAIMGLVPEVSGSAELGRGIVVIRGQQLPYTGFLSEYGGDRLPAADWKELLDQSDWASRNPRRWSAVDAWYTLGQRLGTRSFTDYLSEYPTIDLDTQSIAEVATTPEPLRERLTAEYAYRMAAHAPISEEW from the coding sequence ATGGCCTCGCTTGAGTGGGGTGACCTCGAAGCGATTCCGCTGTCTCGCTCGCAACAGAACATCTACACCGGTGTCTTGCAAGACGGTGACCCGGCGCTATACCTGGTGGCTCGGACGTATCGTTTCCTGCCGGTGACTACTGAGCGTCTGCTGGAAGCGCTCAAGGCGACAGTGATGAAGAACCCGGTGCAGTTGTGTGTTCTCAAGACAGCAGCCGTCGACAGCGACTACCCGGTCCTTGTTCCGCAGCTTTCGGTCGATGACATCGTGACGGTAATCGAAGACAGTCAGTCTGTCGCCGGCTCTGGTCAGCTCGAACGAGCGTGGTCGACCGGCATCCTGGATACGCCGCTGGTTCGATATGTCGTGCGAACCGACGTCGCGGGACTGGTGTGTGGCCTTGATGCATTCACTCACCACATTCTCCTGGACGGCGGCGCAACCGGGATCGTTGAAGCCGACCTGGGGGAGTATCTCTCTGCCGGCGGTCGCGGCGAGATAATCAGTGCGCGAGACGGTCTGATGCGACTTGCGGGTGCGCATCGGCGCGAGGCGACAAAAGTGGCCGAAGCGCATGAGCGCTTGACAGCCGGAGTCCAGCGAGAGCTGTCTGAGGACGCGAGCCACGGCGGCTACGGTGATGCGGCCACGCCGGGTGCCGCCGCGCGCGGCGTCTTGTACGAATCAATGCGCATCTCAGGCTCGGCATACGATGCGCTCGTCGGGCTGTCGGATCGGGAACACGTCCCCATCAATGTGCTGGTCGCCGCCGCGGCCGTGGGCGTCGTCGCGGGTCTTCGGCAGAACACCTCAAACCTCCTCATCCATGCGACAGACAATCGCTTCGGAGATTCCGATCTCGATGTCGCCACCTGCCTGGTCAATTCGGTCGCACAGCAGGTGCGGTTTTCCCCGTTCGCCTCAATCGAGGATGTGGTGCGCAATCTAGACCGGGGCTATGTGCGGGCGGTACGGCGAAAATGGCTGCGGGAAGAGCACTACCGGCGCATGTATCTCGCTATCAACCGCACCCACCATGTCGAGGCGTTGACGCTCAACTTCCTCCCCGAGCCGTGCGCCCCTGCTCTACGTCCGCACCTGTCCGAGCCGCCGGTAACGACGGCGATCGGGCCGGTGGAGACCATGGTCGTGGCCGGCGTCCTGGACGAAGAGCAGCGGCACCTCGGAATTGCCATCTGGGACCGAGCCGATGTGCGCTCACCAGTGAAAGGCGTGGCGGCACGGATTGGCAGAGTCCTGGAACTGATGCCAAGGATGTGGCGCCAGCCGATCGCGCTGGCGGCGGGCGAATGGTTCGGTGTCGACCACGACGGCGCCTGCCGCGAAGGAGATGCGAGCACGCAGACTCGGTGCCAGCAGCGGGCACCGGCATGGTTTATGGAGAGTACGGGCGGAGTGCTTGCGCATCTGCGGCGACCGGGGATCGACGGCTGGATTGCGTGGCTGGCGAGAAACGACGTAGCTCCCGGCGACATCCTGGTGTTCACCGACGACGACACGGACAAGACCACCGACATGCTCGTCGCCTGCCACCTTGCAGGCTGCGCCTATAGCGTGTGCGACACAGAGGATGAGATTGCGCAGAGGGCGGAGTCGATCGCGGCGCACACCCATGGCTCGTCGATTCACATCGTCGATGTGGCAGGAGCGGACCGCCCAGCCGGGTGCAGCGACGACGACAGTCGACTGGCCGACCGGCGCTTGGAGGAAGTCACACATGACCCCCAGCTCGCTGGCAGGGCTGCGTACATCATGCCGACATCGGGCTCGACCGGGCAGCCGAAACTGGTTCGGGTCAGCCACCTCTCGCTAGCGGTGTTCTGCGACGCCGTACGTAATGCCTATGGATGGGGAACCGACGATACCGTCCTCCAGTGCGCGCCGTTGACATCCGACATCAGCGTCGAGGAAGTGTTCGGCGCCGCGTTGTGTGGGTCTCGCCTGGAGCGCTCGGCCGCCATGAAGGCGGGTGACTTCCGGGCCCTTGCCCGCGACGTTGGTTCTGCGCAATCTACCGTCGTGGACCTGCCAACCGCAGTGTGGCATCTGTTGTGCGATGACCCCGACGCGATGGCGGCGATCGTGCACTCGCGGCTGCGTCAAGTCATTGTTGGCGGCGAAGCAATCCGGGCCAGCGCAATCAATCGGTGGATTGAATCGACTGCATCGCAGCCGATCTCGATGATCTCGACGTACGGGCCCACCGAGACCACGGTGGTGGTTACCCATCTTCCCGTCGTGTCCTGCGATTCCACCATCGAAGGGGACGCCCACTTGCGGCTGGGCTGCCCGATGGTGCCGGGCAGCGTCTACATCGCCTTTGGTGAAGTGGTGATCGTCGGCGAGCTTGTCGCAGACGGCTATCTAGGCGTCGAGAGCCCCAGCTTCGGCACGGTAACCAACGCCGATGGCCGGCCACGTCGCGCGTTCGCCACCGGTGACCGGGTTGTCGTCGACGGCAACGGATTTCCCATTATCGCCGGCCGTCGAGACGCCGTCGTCAAGGTCGGCGGCAGACGTGTCGATACCGCCGAGATCACCAGAGAGCTGAGTGCTGTCGCCGGGGTGACCGACGTTGCGATGGAGGTGCGCAACGGGAGGCTCGGGGTCTGGTTCGAGACCCATCTGACCCGCGACGGACACGACGACACCGCGGTGGCGGCACGAATCAGGACAGTGCTTGCCGGCTTACGGGTGCCGTCGTTCTTCGTTATCCGTGTGCCGGGTATTCCGCGCAAGCCCGGTGGGAAGGTGGACAGCGACGGGTTGTGCGCCGTCCCCGAACCAGGCGATGCCGATATCAGCGAACCGGGGCTCGCCGGCCGCGCGGCCGAACTGGCCCAGATGTGGAGCCGGGAGCTCGGGCGTCCGGTACAGCCGGACTCGTCGTTGCTCGCCGAAGGAGTCGGCTCACTCGACCTCATCAGAATCCTGCCTTCCACGCGTCGATATCTCGGCCGACACGTCTCCATTCTCGACCTCATCAGCGCCGATACCGCCACCCATCTGGTCGACGATGTGCGTGCGGCCTACGGGTGGATGGATGCCGGGACCGCCGCCGAGATCGACCGCGATCTCTGGGATTTGCCGATGCGACCCGCGGTAACGGGAGTCTCGAAGCCCCTGCCATCCGAGGGAACTGGTCAGGCGCCGATTGTCGTACTGGGTGGTTCTGGAATCCTCGGCACGGGTTGTGCGGAGGCTGTGCTGGAGCGGCATCGGTCAGGTCTGGCGTGCCCCGAGGTCATCCTCGTCACCAGATCGCCACTACCCGAACGGGATCCGTGGACATCGCTTCGCAAGATAACGGCGGTGCGTGTCGAGCTCGTGCCGCCAGACTTCAGAGCAGCTGATATCGACCGTCTGCTGCGCGCCACCCGACCCCGCACCGTGGTGAATTGTGTAGGCAACACCAACGTGCTGGTCCCGTACCGCGAGCTTCGATCCGCAAACGTGGACCTGGTGTCGGCGGCCGTACGGGCTTGTGCCAGCCACCGCATCAGATACATGCATCTGTCGACCTTTGTCGTCACTGGCGAAGTAGCCGGGCCGAGGGTCACTGATCCCCGCGTCGCGCCCTATCCGTACGCCGCATCCAAGGCGATGGCCGAACTGATCGTGGCCCGCTCGGCTGCCGAACTCGACTACATGATCCTCAGGTTGCCCAGGGTGCTCGGCCAACCCGAGCAACTGGCCGCGTCGGCCGACATCCTCGTCTCCATGGTGGACGGCTGCGGCGCGATCGGGGCCTATCCGGACATCGCGCTGACGGAGGAGGTCACCACAGCCCGTGGCGCGGCCGACGCCATTATGGGTTTGGTGCCCGAGGTGAGCGGATCGGCCGAGCTGGGACGCGGAATCGTGGTGATACGCGGACAGCAGCTGCCGTACACCGGCTTCCTGAGCGAGTACGGCGGCGATCGACTGCCCGCCGCGGACTGGAAAGAGCTTCTGGACCAGAGCGACTGGGCTAGCAGAAACCCACGCAGGTGGTCGGCTGTCGACGCCTGGTACACGCTTGGTCAGCGATTGGGCACGCGCTCCTTCACCGACTATCTGTCTGAGTATCCGACCATCGACCTGGACACCCAGTCGATTGCCGAAGTCGCGACGACTCCGGAGCCGCTGCGCGAACGACTCACCGCTGAATATGCATATCGAATGGCGGCCCACGCCCCGATCAGTGAGGAATGGTAG
- a CDS encoding GlxA family transcriptional regulator, producing the protein MSRSVVILGFPGVQALDLAGPHDVFTGATMLTDADYHVRLTSVGGRPVSTSSGLAFVAEAMPTPRNIDTLVLPGGAGVHAARRDPATMAWIQQAAKSSRRVVSVCTGAFLAASAGLLDGRRATTHWAFADQLAREFPEVTVDPQPIFVRSSPTVWTAAGVSAGIDLSLALVEKDYGTEVAQTVARYLVLYLRRPGGQSQFATPIWMPRAGRQSIRDVQDAIEAEPGGSHSIAELARRAAMSSRHFTRVFTDEIGEAPGAYVERVRTEAARRQLEETEDTVVTIAQRCGFGTSETMRRTFIRRIGVPPDHYRRTFA; encoded by the coding sequence GTGTCGCGATCGGTGGTTATCCTGGGTTTCCCAGGCGTGCAGGCGCTGGACCTGGCCGGGCCGCACGACGTGTTCACCGGGGCGACGATGCTGACCGACGCCGACTACCATGTCCGCCTCACCTCGGTGGGCGGCCGGCCGGTGTCCACCTCGAGCGGTCTGGCGTTCGTGGCCGAGGCCATGCCCACGCCCCGCAACATCGATACGTTGGTGTTGCCCGGCGGCGCCGGCGTCCATGCTGCCCGACGGGATCCAGCCACCATGGCGTGGATTCAGCAAGCCGCGAAGTCCTCTCGGCGTGTGGTCAGCGTATGCACCGGTGCGTTCCTGGCCGCATCGGCGGGGCTCCTCGACGGCCGCCGTGCGACGACGCACTGGGCGTTCGCCGATCAACTGGCTCGCGAATTCCCAGAGGTCACGGTCGACCCTCAGCCCATTTTCGTGCGGAGTTCCCCGACTGTGTGGACGGCAGCGGGTGTGAGCGCGGGCATCGATCTGTCGCTGGCACTGGTCGAAAAGGACTACGGCACAGAGGTTGCCCAGACAGTCGCCCGTTATCTGGTGTTATATCTACGCCGTCCCGGCGGGCAGTCGCAGTTTGCCACGCCGATCTGGATGCCGCGCGCCGGGCGCCAGTCCATCCGAGATGTGCAGGACGCTATCGAAGCAGAGCCCGGCGGCTCGCACAGCATCGCCGAGTTGGCGCGGCGTGCGGCGATGAGCTCGCGGCACTTCACTCGGGTGTTCACCGACGAGATCGGGGAGGCCCCGGGAGCCTACGTCGAACGGGTTAGGACTGAGGCCGCGCGTCGTCAGCTCGAGGAGACCGAAGACACGGTGGTCACCATCGCCCAGCGATGCGGATTCGGAACTTCGGAGACCATGCGTCGCACGTTCATTCGTCGCATCGGTGTGCCGCCCGACCACTATCGAAGAACCTTCGCGTAG
- a CDS encoding DUF2275 domain-containing protein, whose protein sequence is MLAMSDYCCVDLDCAVAREALSARIDDERQHVPTRRVQEHVESCADCREWYSRVVEQRQRLRQLAMRSQVSSVAAAPDRSPAPRSHRRWAPTTWKRWGLACVGVVQIASAARQGLGGDVGMPADHGMMSGHLVNESTAWSAALGLVMVIAALRPVMAPGLAGVLAVFTVIFAAYVIKDATAGAVTLTRILSHAPVLAGTALALLFWRSTGPTEPEPQSDADMVTDHIVLPDTATRGRRRGHLYPTDGSAA, encoded by the coding sequence ATGCTCGCCATGAGCGACTATTGCTGTGTGGACTTGGACTGTGCCGTCGCCCGCGAAGCGTTGTCAGCCCGGATCGACGATGAGCGGCAGCACGTCCCGACCCGCCGCGTCCAGGAACACGTGGAATCCTGCGCTGATTGCCGCGAGTGGTATTCGCGAGTAGTCGAGCAGAGGCAACGGTTACGCCAGCTCGCCATGAGGTCGCAGGTGTCCTCCGTAGCGGCAGCACCAGACCGATCACCGGCACCGAGATCGCATCGGCGTTGGGCGCCGACAACGTGGAAACGCTGGGGGTTGGCGTGTGTCGGCGTGGTCCAAATCGCTTCGGCTGCTAGGCAAGGGCTTGGTGGTGACGTTGGAATGCCTGCCGACCACGGCATGATGAGCGGGCATCTGGTGAACGAATCGACGGCATGGTCGGCCGCACTGGGCCTGGTGATGGTCATCGCCGCGCTGCGGCCGGTCATGGCGCCGGGCCTGGCTGGGGTGTTGGCCGTGTTCACCGTCATTTTCGCCGCGTACGTCATCAAGGACGCGACCGCGGGCGCGGTAACGCTTACGCGCATCCTCAGCCACGCTCCGGTGTTGGCCGGCACCGCATTGGCCTTGCTGTTCTGGCGGAGCACAGGCCCGACCGAGCCCGAACCACAATCGGACGCCGACATGGTGACCGACCATATTGTGTTGCCTGACACCGCAACCCGAGGCCGCCGCCGAGGACATCTTTATCCGACGGACGGATCTGCAGCCTAA
- a CDS encoding DJ-1/PfpI family protein, which yields MTKTIGIVLFDGVEELDAIGPWEVLSTWVQHFPDDGFAVSCLSRSGGLVRCARGLTVEAHHSLDAAPSLEVLLHPGGQGVRPLLQDDAWLEWVRRQRDAVPLMTSVCTGSLIYAVAGLLSHRPATTHWASLDWLTTFDPTIDVRREDRFVDDGDIITASGVSAGIDMALHLVARLAGVERAREIRRFIQYDPAPPI from the coding sequence ATGACCAAGACCATCGGGATCGTGTTGTTCGACGGGGTGGAAGAGCTCGACGCGATTGGCCCCTGGGAGGTGTTGTCGACGTGGGTTCAGCACTTTCCCGATGATGGCTTCGCTGTGTCTTGTCTGTCCCGCTCAGGTGGTTTGGTGCGGTGTGCCAGGGGTTTAACGGTGGAGGCTCACCATTCCTTGGATGCCGCGCCTTCACTAGAGGTGCTTTTACATCCGGGTGGACAGGGCGTGCGCCCGCTGTTGCAGGACGACGCTTGGCTGGAGTGGGTCCGTCGCCAGCGGGACGCCGTACCGCTGATGACGAGTGTGTGCACGGGCTCTCTGATTTATGCCGTCGCTGGGCTGCTCTCGCACCGCCCTGCAACCACGCATTGGGCCTCGCTGGACTGGTTGACCACGTTCGATCCGACTATCGATGTCCGGCGAGAAGACCGCTTCGTTGATGACGGCGACATCATTACTGCCTCGGGTGTGTCGGCAGGGATTGACATGGCCTTGCACTTGGTGGCGCGGCTGGCCGGCGTCGAGCGCGCGCGCGAAATCCGCCGCTTCATCCAGTACGACCCGGCCCCACCGATCTAG
- a CDS encoding heavy-metal-associated domain-containing protein, with protein MTDFSRVDDASPGTQRILLDVTGMTCGMCSSRIAKRLNKVDGVRASVDLASGIAIIDAGPGISSADLCLVVEKAGYRATEHVGIVTEGLDPSRHRVRSPFRQLVDMVVMLFSWFGIRRR; from the coding sequence GTGACGGACTTTTCGAGGGTGGACGACGCTTCGCCGGGCACCCAACGGATCCTGCTCGATGTGACAGGGATGACCTGTGGAATGTGTTCCTCACGCATCGCGAAACGGCTCAACAAAGTCGACGGAGTGCGAGCGTCGGTCGACTTGGCGTCGGGGATTGCCATCATCGATGCGGGTCCTGGAATCAGTAGCGCCGACCTCTGTCTCGTCGTGGAAAAAGCCGGATATAGGGCTACCGAGCATGTTGGGATCGTGACCGAAGGTCTCGACCCCAGCCGACACCGTGTCCGTAGTCCGTTCCGACAGCTGGTCGACATGGTGGTGATGCTGTTCAGCTGGTTCGGAATTCGCCGGCGCTGA
- a CDS encoding AMP-binding protein has protein sequence MAARRFDLVSALERNAQTAGDSVALISGSARVSFAELLERSIAVSRALVAARVGPGDRVVHVATDSVAFYELLYGCARVGVVLVPINWRLAADEVDYIVEHSRARIVVTDRTDLRADNVLGTDAFAAWRDSAPAGELPDLPIDRDTPVVQMYTSGTTGRPKGVVLAHRTFNSVRELLDDAELNWIDWAGSDVSLIALPAFHIGGMWWATQALNGGIPSVVIPRFTASDAIAAIRDHGVTVSCFVPAMLLMMLSEPGLAASDFTTLRKITYGGSPIGPDLLSQAIVTFGCEFAQIYGLTETGNTAVCLPPSEHLPGRARLHAAGRPYPGVCVAIRGPQGMELPAGVSGEVYLRSPAQMLEYFGDPVATAETIVDGWIRTGDAGYLDDDGFLVIRDRVKDLIIVAGENVYPAEVEKAINAHPGVHDSAVVGAPDDRRGECIHAFVVAKPGEEVQTGELERFLRQRLARFKLPGRYEFIDAIPRNPSGKILRRTLREQFWKELERQVN, from the coding sequence ATGGCCGCACGCCGGTTTGATTTGGTCTCGGCTCTGGAGCGGAATGCGCAGACCGCCGGGGACAGTGTCGCCCTGATCTCGGGCTCGGCCCGGGTTTCGTTTGCAGAGCTTCTCGAACGGTCGATCGCGGTTTCCCGCGCACTCGTGGCGGCCCGTGTGGGTCCTGGTGACCGGGTCGTGCACGTCGCAACCGATTCGGTGGCGTTCTACGAATTACTTTATGGCTGTGCCCGTGTCGGCGTCGTGCTGGTACCGATCAACTGGCGGTTGGCCGCCGACGAGGTCGACTACATTGTCGAACATTCGCGAGCTCGTATCGTCGTCACCGACCGCACCGATCTCCGGGCGGACAACGTACTGGGCACAGATGCTTTCGCCGCATGGCGCGACTCCGCGCCCGCAGGCGAACTGCCCGACCTTCCTATCGATCGCGACACCCCGGTTGTCCAGATGTACACCAGCGGCACGACTGGGCGACCCAAAGGTGTCGTGCTGGCGCACCGAACCTTTAACTCCGTCCGGGAGCTTCTGGACGACGCGGAACTCAATTGGATCGACTGGGCCGGATCTGATGTGAGTCTGATTGCCCTGCCCGCGTTCCATATCGGTGGAATGTGGTGGGCAACACAGGCGCTCAACGGTGGGATACCCAGCGTTGTCATCCCCCGGTTCACCGCATCGGATGCCATTGCGGCAATTCGGGACCACGGTGTGACGGTCAGCTGTTTCGTCCCGGCAATGCTTCTGATGATGCTGTCCGAACCCGGCTTGGCTGCATCGGATTTCACCACGTTACGCAAGATCACCTATGGGGGCTCTCCCATCGGTCCGGATCTGCTGTCGCAGGCGATCGTCACTTTTGGTTGTGAGTTCGCACAGATCTACGGGTTGACCGAGACCGGCAACACCGCGGTGTGTCTTCCACCGAGCGAACACCTGCCGGGCCGGGCTCGGCTTCATGCGGCCGGACGCCCGTACCCGGGTGTCTGCGTGGCAATCCGCGGTCCGCAGGGTATGGAATTGCCCGCAGGCGTATCCGGTGAGGTGTATCTGCGCAGTCCGGCCCAGATGCTCGAATACTTCGGGGATCCGGTCGCTACCGCCGAAACGATTGTCGACGGCTGGATTCGCACGGGTGACGCGGGATACCTGGACGACGACGGCTTTCTGGTGATCCGCGACCGTGTCAAGGATCTCATTATCGTGGCGGGCGAGAATGTCTATCCCGCGGAGGTCGAGAAGGCAATCAACGCCCATCCAGGTGTCCACGACAGCGCGGTGGTGGGCGCTCCCGACGACCGGCGGGGCGAGTGCATTCACGCATTCGTTGTAGCGAAGCCGGGCGAGGAAGTGCAGACCGGCGAGCTCGAGCGATTCCTGCGCCAGCGGCTCGCGCGGTTCAAGTTGCCGGGCAGGTATGAGTTCATCGATGCCATCCCTCGGAACCCGAGCGGCAAGATCTTGCGCCGCACACTGCGAGAACAATTCTGGAAAGAGCTGGAACGCCAGGTCAACTGA
- the scoE gene encoding (3R)-3-[(carboxymethyl)amino]fatty acid oxygenase/decarboxylase, translating into MQLTTAVGQHAGVEVHDFDPAAATYSDIQLLRQRIYENKVVVLKAQELKPAAFVELGRHFGTPVAYYEPMYHHPENELIFVSSNLTRPEGQMGVPKTGGFWHADYQFMPEPFAFTLFYPQRLPTGTRGTRFINMAIAYERLSPQLKDAIAGTYSKHSARRYVKIRPSDVYRPIGEVLADIERVTPPQTWPTVLLHPVTGERILYISEAFTYAIEDAQGKALPSQLLDELLSASGQLDDSYEHPNIFVQTYEPGDLVLWDNRTLIHRALHNPSNEPTESFRVTVTDEHPLGAEVAA; encoded by the coding sequence ATGCAACTCACCACCGCAGTTGGCCAGCACGCCGGCGTCGAGGTGCATGACTTCGACCCAGCGGCGGCGACCTACAGCGACATTCAGCTGCTTCGGCAGCGCATTTACGAGAACAAGGTCGTCGTCCTCAAGGCCCAGGAGCTGAAACCGGCCGCGTTTGTCGAATTGGGGCGACATTTCGGAACTCCGGTTGCGTACTACGAGCCGATGTATCACCACCCGGAGAATGAGCTCATCTTCGTCTCCTCGAACCTCACCCGGCCCGAAGGGCAGATGGGGGTCCCCAAGACCGGTGGATTCTGGCATGCCGATTACCAGTTCATGCCCGAGCCTTTCGCGTTCACACTCTTCTACCCGCAGCGGTTGCCGACCGGAACCCGCGGTACCCGATTCATCAACATGGCCATCGCCTATGAGCGCCTGTCGCCACAACTCAAGGACGCGATTGCCGGTACGTACAGCAAGCACAGCGCACGCCGATACGTGAAGATCCGGCCCTCGGATGTTTACCGTCCGATCGGCGAGGTTCTGGCCGACATCGAACGCGTCACCCCGCCACAGACATGGCCGACTGTGCTCCTTCATCCTGTCACCGGAGAGCGGATTCTCTACATCTCCGAGGCATTCACGTATGCGATCGAGGACGCGCAGGGCAAGGCCCTACCCTCGCAGTTGCTCGACGAACTCCTCAGCGCGTCAGGACAACTCGATGACTCTTACGAACACCCCAACATCTTCGTTCAGACCTACGAGCCTGGCGACCTCGTGCTGTGGGACAACCGGACGTTGATCCACCGCGCCTTGCACAACCCAAGCAACGAGCCAACCGAGTCGTTCCGCGTCACCGTCACCGACGAACACCCCCTTGGCGCCGAGGTCGCCGCATGA
- a CDS encoding FcoT family thioesterase, translated as MMHATQANVTDFLHDDAVLLNRTMTPYVGKNTVYLKQATVERRGDAIVATGDMGFESSCYIEETGHFNAVEFIISYNQLFYYTLAASVRDQLIPELSAWTMDDYWQRQLPSILISKMGSRFRRPINARSYRGVLTITDIEFRERSRPLLALQTTIEFSDDSVGSAVGDVEIVLVDLPANS; from the coding sequence ATGATGCACGCAACACAAGCCAATGTGACTGATTTCCTGCACGACGATGCCGTCCTGCTCAACCGCACGATGACGCCCTACGTCGGCAAGAACACCGTCTACCTGAAGCAGGCGACGGTGGAACGACGCGGAGACGCAATCGTCGCTACCGGCGACATGGGCTTCGAAAGCTCCTGCTACATCGAAGAGACCGGCCATTTCAACGCTGTCGAGTTCATCATCTCCTACAATCAGCTCTTCTACTACACGCTGGCGGCATCGGTTCGCGACCAACTGATTCCGGAGTTGAGCGCGTGGACGATGGATGACTATTGGCAACGTCAGCTGCCATCGATACTGATCAGCAAGATGGGCAGCCGATTCCGGCGGCCGATCAACGCCCGGTCGTATCGCGGGGTCCTGACCATCACCGACATCGAATTCCGTGAACGGTCCCGGCCACTGCTGGCACTCCAGACCACCATCGAGTTCTCCGACGACAGCGTCGGGAGTGCGGTCGGTGACGTCGAGATTGTGTTGGTGGACCTTCCCGCGAATTCATAA
- a CDS encoding BlaI/MecI/CopY family transcriptional regulator: MARLKRLGELERAVMDHLWDIGGPQTVRQVRDGLCTQRELAYTTVMTVLHRLAYKDLVIQIREDRAYQYMPTHNRDELVAGLMVDVLDQVTDRGGRRAALMQFVERVGVDEANALRHALAEVGDDSMGHDIRHRHRVPGERRYVESHEFLSGR; encoded by the coding sequence ATGGCGAGGTTGAAACGTCTAGGCGAGCTCGAACGCGCGGTGATGGACCACTTGTGGGACATCGGCGGGCCGCAGACCGTGCGTCAGGTTCGCGATGGCCTCTGCACCCAGCGCGAACTGGCCTACACCACGGTGATGACCGTTCTGCACCGACTTGCATACAAGGATCTGGTCATTCAAATCCGCGAGGACCGCGCCTACCAGTACATGCCCACCCACAACCGTGACGAGTTGGTGGCCGGTCTGATGGTCGACGTGCTGGACCAGGTCACCGACCGGGGTGGCCGGCGAGCGGCACTCATGCAATTCGTCGAGCGAGTCGGAGTCGACGAGGCAAATGCGTTGCGCCACGCGCTCGCTGAGGTCGGCGATGACTCAATGGGTCACGATATCCGTCACCGCCATCGTGTACCTGGGGAACGCCGTTATGTCGAGTCGCACGAATTCCTGAGCGGCCGGTGA